From Bombus huntii isolate Logan2020A chromosome 4, iyBomHunt1.1, whole genome shotgun sequence, one genomic window encodes:
- the LOC126864451 gene encoding protein CNPPD1, with product MSTMSRKRKTPSKLKSIGNHDEFLNRISKSLYYSKLPVTDCLSLPVTELAAELFTEVKGGYTLERLDVEEASRISRNACVSPCSLVLALLYLERLKDCNPEYLQQVAPSELFLVSLMVASKFLNDEGEDDEVFNAEWALSGDLTILQINQLEKDFLKAIDWTVFVHNQEFWERLQKLEKDVAYREAQKRGWFSYTELTCLMNSMQLIAVAQAVVNMSTICLATYTAGVITLLGSALVASYLPGTVLSPRQINNSTDMKTDCNPVMDITSLPIEIESISSEDILIDDFIYTSLSCNQSQENCEYIRINEATDANWKWWLNSMMIWLPEYSGLESTKTLRTANDKTEYADTSMTTKFLFDITMSDEPFIKFWKQILGIDLEILLHDWRYYANCVTKLTLDHQH from the exons ATGTCGACTATGTCAAGGAAAAGGAAAACCCCATCGAAATTAAAG aGCATTGGTAATCACGACGAATTTTTAAATCGTATATCGAAATCTCTTTACTATTCGAAATTACCAGTAACTGATTGCCTCAGTTTACCTGTAACCG AATTGGCAGCAGAGTTATTTACTGAAGTGAAAGGTGGTTATACACTTGAAAGATTAGATGTGGAAGAGGCTAGCAGAATATCTAGAAATGCATGTGTTTCGCCATGTTCCCTTGTTTTAGCATTACTGTATTTGGAAAGATTGAAAGATTGTAATCCAGAATATCTTCAACAAGTGGCACCTTCTGAGCTCTTCCTTGTTTCCTTG ATGGTGGCTagtaaatttttaaacgacGAAGGAGAAGATGATGAAGTTTTCAATGCTGAGTGGGCACTATCAGGTGATCTGActatattacaaataaatcaGTTAGAGAAAGACTTTCTCAAAGCTATT GATTGGACTGTATTTGTTCATAATCAAGAATTTTGGGAAAGACTACAGAAATTGGAGAAAGATGTAGCTTACAGAGAAGCACAGAAAAGAGGCTGGTTTTCATATACAGAATTAACTTGTCTAATGAATTCAATGCAATTAATAGCAGTAGCACAAGCTGTAGTAAATATGTCAACCATTTGTTTGGCAACATATACTGCAGGAGTAATTACTCTTTTAGGCTCTGCCTTAGTTGCGAGCTACCTTCCAGGGACAGTACTTAGTCCaagacaaataaataattctacaGATATGAAAACAGATTGTAATCCAGTAATGGATATAACCTCATTGCCaattgaaattgaaagtaTTTCATCagaagatattttaattgatgattttatatatacatccTTAAGTTGCAATCAATCTCAAGAAAATTGTGAATATATTAGAATAAACGAGGCTACTGATGCAAATTGGAAATGGTGGTTAAATTCTATGATGATATGGCTACCGGAATATTCAGGTCTAGAGTCGACAAAAACATTGCGTACAGCAAACGATAAAACCGAATATGCAGACACGTCAATGacaacaaaatttttattcgacatTACTATGTCAGACGAaccttttataaaattttggaAACAAATATTGGGGATTGATTTAGAAATTCTTCTGCACGACTGGAGATATTACGCGAACTGTGTTACAAAATTGACACTCGATCATCAGCACTGA